In the Sorghum bicolor cultivar BTx623 chromosome 4, Sorghum_bicolor_NCBIv3, whole genome shotgun sequence genome, TCGCAGCGTGGACTAAGGTACCCCTCTAGCTCCCACCGAGACCACGGTGACCATGTGACCTGCAAAATTTGTAAACTTATTTTTagtatttcaaaataaaacgcATTAATAGTGTATTTAGTACTAAAAGTGAATTGAACTTACGTAGTTGTGTGTCAACACGTCTAGCTCGTCAGTGTACTGCCTGTACCTCCTGTCTGCTTCGCCCCTGACTACCTTAGCATCTGTCCACAGGAAAAGGGCGGTGGGTCCAACATCTTCATGTACCCATACCTGCAATTAACACAAACATAATGTCACAAATGCCTTAAGTGTTATGAACAAATCGAAATAGCAAATGCACTTACAGGCAAATCCGGAGGTTTAGTGGGCCTTCCAACTGGAAAACGCTCCCAAATCCAAACCTGAAGTAGATATGAGCAGCCACCTAGGTTTCCATTCGAAGACTGGCGACGACAGGCCTGGCAAAGCTGACGGTATGTCCATGCAAGCACCGCGGTACCCCAACTGTAGCCGGCAATGTTGTCCAGTGGCTGCATAAGGATCCTCAGGAAAATCCAGCTGATGCTGTCTCCTGAGGAATCAGGGAACAAGAAACCCCCCAAGAAGTGCCACAACCACACCTTTGCATACATCTCCACCTCATGATCTGGAGCATCAGGCGGTGGTCCTGCACCAAAGTTCTGCGTAATCCAAGACGTCGAGACTCCTGAGGTCTTCCTGCAATTACCAGTAAACCAATATTGTATAAATATAGATGTATCTAAAACGGTTgtattagtaatttcaatggGACTCAAATATGAACTTACTTGGTGCCTTTAACTTCAGCATCTGATGGCCGCCTGCCACAAAACTCCTGTACCAAGTCTAGCCAAGTAGACTCATCGACGACCCCAGTCACCGGATGACCAGACAAACTCAAACACAATATCATCTTCACATCCTGCAATGTGATAGTCATTTCTCCACAAGGTGTGTGGAAGGTGTGCGTCTCTGGTCTCCACCTGCATCGTTATAATGTTGTGTATATCAATTATTTGAGGGCACATATTTAACAAACAAATTAAAGTAATGTAAAATGCTATGTTACCTGTCAACAAAAGCAGTAAGAACTGCAGGGTCTAGAGTGGGAAGTCCACTGTTGTAGACCCGGACGATCTCAAGAAAGCCTGCACGACGAATGTACGGCGCGTATCGCTCGTTCCAGCTGTGTACGTGGTGCGTGCGACCACGAAGCACACACAACGGCCTCTGCTGCTCCGACAAGGCCTTGGCCCGGTGGTCCTTGTCGTAGTCCGCCTCAATGAGGCTAAAGCGGGGATGAGGTGCCCGCGCCGCCATCGTAGCCCGCCTGtttcaaaaatgaaataaacaaCATTAGTACAATTATTAACATTAGTAATAAGACAAAGCAAGTAAATTTGAAGACAAATAACATAAATGCATGATTACTAAGAATTTTGATAAGCACAAAGATTAATAAACAACCTCTTGTCTACCCCTCCTATGAAATCTAGCGTTATGACCAGGTTTCTTGCAAATGCTGCATAGGTTCTGCGCACGTTCTTCGTTGAAGTCACCGCCACCATACATGTCATCGCCATAACCTTTCATATTGTCCATATCGCCTTTCAgtcgcttcttcttcctccttccctTCCCTACCTTTCTTAGATCCGGATAAGGCACGTAGTCCTCACCATAATATGGAGGCCACTGCGACTCGTCAAGGTACGACTCGAAACTCTTCTCCCAAACATTTAGGGTGTTGGCACGGAGATACAAGGGTGACATGTATGGTTCAACTGTATGGTCAAAACCTCTAAGCCGACAAGACGTAATCATGTGTGAGCAAGGGGCATGCATGATCTGAGGTACGTTGCAACTGCATTCTACTTTTTCGAGATCCACACGGTACGTTCGCCCACCAAATCGTTCGCCGCCAAGGTTTGTGCCCCCTCTAGCTCGTACGCTAAAAACAAGTCTTTCTCGTCCATAGGGCTCACCAACCTGTTGCTTGGACAACTCCTCAGCCTCCTGCAAATATTCGTGTGCAGCCTTCCCCCTTCTTCCAAGCTCCTCTTCATTCCTCAGGGCTAGGCCATACCGCGTAACAAAA is a window encoding:
- the LOC110434816 gene encoding serine/threonine-protein phosphatase 7 long form homolog, giving the protein MAARAPHPRFSLIEADYDKDHRAKALSEQQRPLCVLRGRTHHVHSWNERYAPYIRRAGFLEIVRVYNSGLPTLDPAVLTAFVDRWRPETHTFHTPCGEMTITLQDVKMILCLSLSGHPVTGVVDESTWLDLVQEFCGRRPSDAEVKGTKKTSGVSTSWITQNFGAGPPPDAPDHEVEMYAKVWLWHFLGGFLFPDSSGDSISWIFLRILMQPLDNIAGYSWGTAVLAWTYRQLCQACRRQSSNGNLGGCSYLLQVWIWERFPVGRPTKPPDLPVSAFAISICS